Proteins found in one Elephas maximus indicus isolate mEleMax1 chromosome 11, mEleMax1 primary haplotype, whole genome shotgun sequence genomic segment:
- the LOC126085452 gene encoding zinc finger protein 883-like isoform X1, whose protein sequence is MATGTLMAEGQESVTFKDVAVDFTLEEWGWLGPGQRELYRDVMLENYQNLLSLGAGLPGAKPDVISRLERGEEPRMEEREAQRVICPDLETSSVSTQETPPKKSISEESISLMGKMQGTVKSVFGDVNLGESWACHCWLEDQGNQDKPLRCLFSTAKEIPSGERDFSCTELGRSLRLTSALVRKQRVAGGERIGKWHGPRKSLKYQRTFVEKKPFHCTECGKAFTYHSDYILHQRVHTGEKPYKCNDCGKAFSNSSYFIQHHIIHTGEKPYSCNECGKTFTQSSSLTEHQRIHTGEKPYKCKECGKAFTQSSSLIKHQRCHTGEKPYKCNQCGKFYSQVSHLTRHQKIHTGEKPYKCSECGKAFCHTSSLTQHQTIHTGEKPYKCNECGKTFSHSSSLTQHQRVHTGEKPYECSNCGKAFSHSSSLTQHQRIHTGEKPYECNECGKAYTQISHLMRHQSIHMGEKPYICNECGKAFSHTSSFTQHQTIHTGEKPYKCNECGKTFSQNSSLTRHQRIHTGEKPYECKVCRKAYTQISHLIQHQRIHTGEKPYECSECGKAFSRSTHLIEHQKIHTGEKPYKCKECGKMFSHNSSLTQHQRIHTGEKPYACKECGKAFNQSIHLIQHQRIHTGEKPYKCNHCGKTYTQISHLIHHQKVHSSGNHYACKECGEGFSWNSHFTEHQRLHTRQKAYVCDDFDKAFAWSTQLAEHQRTHAD, encoded by the exons GGGCAGGGCTTCCTGGGGCCAAGCCCGACGTGATCTCCCGTCTGGAGCGAGGGGAAGAGCCAAGGATGGAGGAGAGAGAAGCCCAGCGGGTTATTTGTCCAG aCTTGGAGACGAGCTCTGTGTCTACTCAGGAAACGCCACCAAAAAAAAGCATTTCTGAAGAGTCAATATCCCTCATGGGAAAGATGCAGGGAACTGTGAAGAGTGTGTTTGGAGATGTCAATTTGGGAGAATCCTGGGCATGTCACTGTTGGTTAGAGGACCAGGGAAACCAGGATAAACCCTTAAGGTGTCTGTTTTCTACTGCTAAGGAAATCCCCTCTGGGGAGAGAGACTTTAGCTGTACTGAGCTTGGGAGAAGCCTCAGGTTGACTTCAGCCCTTGTCAGGAagcaaagagtggctggtggagagAGAATTGGGAAATGGCATGGGCCAAGAAAGAGCTTGAAATACCAGAGGACCTTCGTGGAGAAGAAACCATTTCACTGcacggaatgtgggaaagccttcactTACCATTCGGACTATATTCTCCATCAGAGagttcacactggagagaaaccctacaaGTGTAATGATTGCGGGAAAGCGTTCAGCAACAGCTCCTATTTCATCCAGCACCACATCATTCACACAGGAGAGAAGCCCTACTCATGCAATGAATGCGGTaagaccttcacccagagctcaTCACTCACCGAACATCAGAGgattcacactggagagaaaccctacaaATGTAAGGAGTGTGGGAAGGCCTTCACGCAGAGCTCCTCCCTCATTAAACACCAGCGTTGCCATACTGGGGAGAAACCCTATAAATGCAACCAGTGTGGGAAGTTCTACTCACAGGTTTCCCACCTCACCCGCCACCAGAAAATCCACACTGGGGAGAAGCCCTACAAATGCAGTGAGTGCGGCAAGGCCTTCTGCCACACTTCCTCCCTGACCCAACACCAGACGATCCACACTGGGGAGAAGCCTTATAAATGTAACGAGTGTGGAAAAACCTTCAGCCACAGTTCCTCCCTGACTCAGCATCAGCGagttcacactggagagaaaccctacgaGTGCTCTAACTGTGGCAAAGCCTTCAGCCACAGTTCTTCGTTGACTCAGCATCAGAGGATTCACACTGGTGAGAAGCCCTATGAGTGTAATGAGTGTGGGAAAGCTTACACGCAGATTTCCCACCTCATGAGGCACCAGAGTATTCACATGGGGGAGAAACCTTACATATGTAATGAGTGCGGGAAGGCTTTTAGTCATACCTCATCTTTTACTCAACACCAGACTATTCATACTGGCGAGAAGCCCTACAAGTGCaatgaatgtgggaaaaccttcagCCAGAACTCTTCCCTCACACGCCACCAAAGGATTCACACCGGGGAGAAGCCCTATGAATGTAAAGTCTGCAGGAAGGCCTACACCCAGATTTCACACCTCATTCAGCACCAGAGgattcacactggagagaagccATATGAGTGCAGtgagtgtgggaaagccttcagccGGAGTACCCACCTTATTGAGCACCAGAAAATCCACACAGGTGAGAAACCCTATAAGTGTAAGGAGTGTGGGAAGATGTTCAGTCACAATTCATCCCTCACTCAACATCAGAGGATTCACACTGGTGAGAAACCCTATGcctgtaaggaatgtgggaaagccttcaatCAGAGCATCCACCTCATTCagcatcagagaattcatactggagagaaaccgtaCAAGTGTAACCACTGTGGGAAAACCTACACCCAGATTTCACACCTGATTCATCATCAGAAAGTTCACAGCAGTGGCAACCACTATGCATGCAAAGAATGTGGAGAGGGTTTCAGCTGGAATTCACACTTTACCGAACATCAGAGACTTCACACTCGGCAGAAAGCCTATGTCTGTGATGATTTTGACAAAGCCTTTGCTTGGAGCACACAGCTGGCTGAACATCAGAGAACTCATGCTGACTAG
- the LOC126085452 gene encoding zinc finger protein 883-like isoform X2 translates to MATGTLMAEGQESVTFKDVAVDFTLEEWGWLGPGQRELYRDVMLENYQNLLSLGLPGAKPDVISRLERGEEPRMEEREAQRVICPDLETSSVSTQETPPKKSISEESISLMGKMQGTVKSVFGDVNLGESWACHCWLEDQGNQDKPLRCLFSTAKEIPSGERDFSCTELGRSLRLTSALVRKQRVAGGERIGKWHGPRKSLKYQRTFVEKKPFHCTECGKAFTYHSDYILHQRVHTGEKPYKCNDCGKAFSNSSYFIQHHIIHTGEKPYSCNECGKTFTQSSSLTEHQRIHTGEKPYKCKECGKAFTQSSSLIKHQRCHTGEKPYKCNQCGKFYSQVSHLTRHQKIHTGEKPYKCSECGKAFCHTSSLTQHQTIHTGEKPYKCNECGKTFSHSSSLTQHQRVHTGEKPYECSNCGKAFSHSSSLTQHQRIHTGEKPYECNECGKAYTQISHLMRHQSIHMGEKPYICNECGKAFSHTSSFTQHQTIHTGEKPYKCNECGKTFSQNSSLTRHQRIHTGEKPYECKVCRKAYTQISHLIQHQRIHTGEKPYECSECGKAFSRSTHLIEHQKIHTGEKPYKCKECGKMFSHNSSLTQHQRIHTGEKPYACKECGKAFNQSIHLIQHQRIHTGEKPYKCNHCGKTYTQISHLIHHQKVHSSGNHYACKECGEGFSWNSHFTEHQRLHTRQKAYVCDDFDKAFAWSTQLAEHQRTHAD, encoded by the exons GGCTTCCTGGGGCCAAGCCCGACGTGATCTCCCGTCTGGAGCGAGGGGAAGAGCCAAGGATGGAGGAGAGAGAAGCCCAGCGGGTTATTTGTCCAG aCTTGGAGACGAGCTCTGTGTCTACTCAGGAAACGCCACCAAAAAAAAGCATTTCTGAAGAGTCAATATCCCTCATGGGAAAGATGCAGGGAACTGTGAAGAGTGTGTTTGGAGATGTCAATTTGGGAGAATCCTGGGCATGTCACTGTTGGTTAGAGGACCAGGGAAACCAGGATAAACCCTTAAGGTGTCTGTTTTCTACTGCTAAGGAAATCCCCTCTGGGGAGAGAGACTTTAGCTGTACTGAGCTTGGGAGAAGCCTCAGGTTGACTTCAGCCCTTGTCAGGAagcaaagagtggctggtggagagAGAATTGGGAAATGGCATGGGCCAAGAAAGAGCTTGAAATACCAGAGGACCTTCGTGGAGAAGAAACCATTTCACTGcacggaatgtgggaaagccttcactTACCATTCGGACTATATTCTCCATCAGAGagttcacactggagagaaaccctacaaGTGTAATGATTGCGGGAAAGCGTTCAGCAACAGCTCCTATTTCATCCAGCACCACATCATTCACACAGGAGAGAAGCCCTACTCATGCAATGAATGCGGTaagaccttcacccagagctcaTCACTCACCGAACATCAGAGgattcacactggagagaaaccctacaaATGTAAGGAGTGTGGGAAGGCCTTCACGCAGAGCTCCTCCCTCATTAAACACCAGCGTTGCCATACTGGGGAGAAACCCTATAAATGCAACCAGTGTGGGAAGTTCTACTCACAGGTTTCCCACCTCACCCGCCACCAGAAAATCCACACTGGGGAGAAGCCCTACAAATGCAGTGAGTGCGGCAAGGCCTTCTGCCACACTTCCTCCCTGACCCAACACCAGACGATCCACACTGGGGAGAAGCCTTATAAATGTAACGAGTGTGGAAAAACCTTCAGCCACAGTTCCTCCCTGACTCAGCATCAGCGagttcacactggagagaaaccctacgaGTGCTCTAACTGTGGCAAAGCCTTCAGCCACAGTTCTTCGTTGACTCAGCATCAGAGGATTCACACTGGTGAGAAGCCCTATGAGTGTAATGAGTGTGGGAAAGCTTACACGCAGATTTCCCACCTCATGAGGCACCAGAGTATTCACATGGGGGAGAAACCTTACATATGTAATGAGTGCGGGAAGGCTTTTAGTCATACCTCATCTTTTACTCAACACCAGACTATTCATACTGGCGAGAAGCCCTACAAGTGCaatgaatgtgggaaaaccttcagCCAGAACTCTTCCCTCACACGCCACCAAAGGATTCACACCGGGGAGAAGCCCTATGAATGTAAAGTCTGCAGGAAGGCCTACACCCAGATTTCACACCTCATTCAGCACCAGAGgattcacactggagagaagccATATGAGTGCAGtgagtgtgggaaagccttcagccGGAGTACCCACCTTATTGAGCACCAGAAAATCCACACAGGTGAGAAACCCTATAAGTGTAAGGAGTGTGGGAAGATGTTCAGTCACAATTCATCCCTCACTCAACATCAGAGGATTCACACTGGTGAGAAACCCTATGcctgtaaggaatgtgggaaagccttcaatCAGAGCATCCACCTCATTCagcatcagagaattcatactggagagaaaccgtaCAAGTGTAACCACTGTGGGAAAACCTACACCCAGATTTCACACCTGATTCATCATCAGAAAGTTCACAGCAGTGGCAACCACTATGCATGCAAAGAATGTGGAGAGGGTTTCAGCTGGAATTCACACTTTACCGAACATCAGAGACTTCACACTCGGCAGAAAGCCTATGTCTGTGATGATTTTGACAAAGCCTTTGCTTGGAGCACACAGCTGGCTGAACATCAGAGAACTCATGCTGACTAG